In Ostrea edulis chromosome 6, xbOstEdul1.1, whole genome shotgun sequence, a single window of DNA contains:
- the LOC125648427 gene encoding hydroxylysine kinase-like isoform X1: METRRPELPTLEIQGILNEECGWKVYQMDRLDSFQDSNYFVSYGISVGSHLKGDLQAMVRVIHRHLFKESEAETERKVMEQLHRDGFICTTCKPYSNKSWFYTTGDDQCVIRLFSFIPGIPLRKCVHVIDSVCMLKELGNFVGQLHNSLANISKDIVIPPRANDPWVLQNVSCLRTLLTNIKNFSEEKVSTILDIIDKFEKQVMTSFYELRKGVIHNDIHDLNIIVNYKDGKLHPIYPSCCGEVNYAVKAKYGLIDFNDIVLSPYLFEVAMAIRDLMTDVKDIGFLEIGGHFLAGYQGICPISEPELRLLPYCIQAALCQYIVVGESEFQEQPNNEYTRLGADDAWTVLRKLQYITNEEMLGTWKRLLM, translated from the exons ATGGAAACTAGGAGGCCAGAGTTACCCACTCTCGAAATACAAGGAATACTAAATGAGGAATGCGGGTGGAAAGTTTATCAAATGGACCGTTTAGATTCATTCCAAGATAGCAATTATTTTGTGAGCTACGGTATCTCGGTTGGGTCACATTTAAAAGGGGATCTACAAGCGATGGTCAGAGTAATTCATCGCCACCTGTTTAAGGAATCTGAAGCGGAAACGGAAAGGAAAGTGATGGAGCAACTTCACCGTGACGGATTtatttgtactacatgtaaacCATATTCCAACAAAAGCTGGTTTTATACAACAG GAGATGATCAGTGTGTAATTCGTCTCTTTTCATTCATTCCGGGGATACCTTTAAggaaatgtgtacatgtaattgacagTGTATGTATGCTCAAAGAATTGGGGAACTTTGTTGGACAGCTTCATAATTCCCTTGCA AACATTTCAAAGGATATTGTCATTCCACCAAGAGCTAATGACCCGTGGGTTTTACAGAATGTGTCTTGCCTTAGAACCCTGTTGACAAATATCAAG AATTTTAGTGAGGAAAAAGTAAGCACCATTCTGGACATCATAGACAAATTTGAAAAGCAGGTTATGACATCGTTTTACGAACTGCGGAAAG GTGTAATTCATAATGATATCCATGATCTCAATATCATTGTCAATTACAAGGACGGAAAGCTACACCCCATATATCCCTCATGCTGTGGTGAGGTAAACTATGCCGTCAAAGCTAAATATGGGCTCATAGATTTCAACGATATCGTGCTCTCGCCTTATTTGTTTGAAGTTGCCATGGCCATCAGAGATTTAATGACTGATGTTAAAGATATTGGTTTTCTTGAAATCGGTGGTCATTTTCTAGCTGGATATCAAGGCATCTGTCCAATATCAGAGCCGGAACTACGATTATTGCCTTATTGTATTCAGGCTGCTTTGTGTCAGTATATTGTTGTCGGAGAAAGTGAATTTCAGGAACAACCGAATAACGAATACACACGTCTAGGAGCAGATGATGCATGGACAGTGCTTCGAAAACTACAGTATATTACTAATGAGGAAATGTTAGGAACTTGGAAAAGATTATTGATGTAG
- the LOC125648427 gene encoding hydroxylysine kinase-like isoform X2 yields the protein METRRPELPTLEIQGILNEECGWKVYQMDRLDSFQDSNYFVSYGISVGSHLKGDLQAMVRVIHRHLFKESEAETERKVMEQLHRDGFICTTCKPYSNKSWFYTTGDDQCVIRLFSFIPGIPLRKCVHVIDSVCMLKELGNFVGQLHNSLANISKDIVIPPRANDPWVLQNVSCLRTLLTNIKKNFSEEKVSTILDIIDKFEKQVMTSFYELRKGVIHNDIHDLNIIVNYKDGKLHPIYPSCCGEVNYAVKAKYGLIDFNDIVLSPYLFEVAMAIRDLMTDVKDIGFLEIGGHFLAGYQGICPISEPELRLLPYCIQAALCQYIVVGESEFQEQPNNEYTRLGADDAWTVLRKLQYITNEEMLGTWKRLLM from the exons ATGGAAACTAGGAGGCCAGAGTTACCCACTCTCGAAATACAAGGAATACTAAATGAGGAATGCGGGTGGAAAGTTTATCAAATGGACCGTTTAGATTCATTCCAAGATAGCAATTATTTTGTGAGCTACGGTATCTCGGTTGGGTCACATTTAAAAGGGGATCTACAAGCGATGGTCAGAGTAATTCATCGCCACCTGTTTAAGGAATCTGAAGCGGAAACGGAAAGGAAAGTGATGGAGCAACTTCACCGTGACGGATTtatttgtactacatgtaaacCATATTCCAACAAAAGCTGGTTTTATACAACAG GAGATGATCAGTGTGTAATTCGTCTCTTTTCATTCATTCCGGGGATACCTTTAAggaaatgtgtacatgtaattgacagTGTATGTATGCTCAAAGAATTGGGGAACTTTGTTGGACAGCTTCATAATTCCCTTGCA AACATTTCAAAGGATATTGTCATTCCACCAAGAGCTAATGACCCGTGGGTTTTACAGAATGTGTCTTGCCTTAGAACCCTGTTGACAAATATCAAG AAGAATTTTAGTGAGGAAAAAGTAAGCACCATTCTGGACATCATAGACAAATTTGAAAAGCAGGTTATGACATCGTTTTACGAACTGCGGAAAG GTGTAATTCATAATGATATCCATGATCTCAATATCATTGTCAATTACAAGGACGGAAAGCTACACCCCATATATCCCTCATGCTGTGGTGAGGTAAACTATGCCGTCAAAGCTAAATATGGGCTCATAGATTTCAACGATATCGTGCTCTCGCCTTATTTGTTTGAAGTTGCCATGGCCATCAGAGATTTAATGACTGATGTTAAAGATATTGGTTTTCTTGAAATCGGTGGTCATTTTCTAGCTGGATATCAAGGCATCTGTCCAATATCAGAGCCGGAACTACGATTATTGCCTTATTGTATTCAGGCTGCTTTGTGTCAGTATATTGTTGTCGGAGAAAGTGAATTTCAGGAACAACCGAATAACGAATACACACGTCTAGGAGCAGATGATGCATGGACAGTGCTTCGAAAACTACAGTATATTACTAATGAGGAAATGTTAGGAACTTGGAAAAGATTATTGATGTAG
- the LOC125648423 gene encoding protein PIF-like produces MRLLGVLTVCLCSVVRPTLTSLAVGPPLEENLKPFKDVCQGAKFVNGVGYQNHETDCEKFYQCYRGEKLQDRIAAPRICPFGQFWDQLVPTCRTASEVECKTDRCNLKQLISHPMDSGNCRSYWKCNLQKSVGDCCPMGQRYRKYKGCEKDSSCADPCPGDSFHQGPCDSRLVFGDRSAFQQYVAGVGWHNMTCPSNTQYSVLACGCVYHKGYDSVCKPDLYLPFNNNFRDYSGNKREVINHGVQLTNKGYAYFDGKSYLEITKFLNLTKESEVTIAIRFLETKKSGRLRAILSNSISKQQPSLLILNSAKNVHTMIKKEDSGVSTLHTVMRDGNWNTVKLMHDENSLELAVNDILAETWAIGPIQDNNENLYVGKSRGFENFVGYIDEIAVFTCRPKFIQT; encoded by the exons ATGAGGTTGCTGGGTGTTTTAACCGTGTGCTTGTGTTCGGTCGTTAGACCGACTCTGACATCGCTCGCAGTAGGTCCACCACTAGAGGAAAACCTAAAACCTTTCAAAG ATGTATGCCAAGGAGCAAAATTTGTAAATGGTGTTGGTTACCAAAATCACGAGACAGACTGTGAAAAATTCTACCAGTGCTATCGAGGGGAAAAGCTACAGGACAGAATTGCAGCGCCCCGCATATGTCcttttggtcaattttgggaCCAGTTAGTACCTACATGTAGGACTGCCAGTGAGGTGGAATGTAAAACTG ATAGGTGCAACCTAAAACAACTGATATCTCATCCGATGGATTCTGGAAACTGTCGGTCGTATTGGAAATGTAATCTTCAGAAATCCGTGGGGGATTGCTGTCCCATGGGACAGAGGTACAGAAAATACAAGGGGTGCGAGAAGGACTCTTCCTGTGCAGACCCCTGTCCAGGGGATTCTTTCCATCAGGGCCCCTGTGATAGTCGCCTCGTTTTTGGTGATCGCTCAGCTTTTCAACAGTACGTGGCAGGAGTTGGTTGGCACAACATGACTTGTCCAAGCAACACCCAATATAGCGTGCTAGCTTGCGGTTGTGTTTATCACAAGGGATATGATTCCG taTGTAAACCCGACTTGTACTtgccatttaataataatttccGTGACTATTCGGGCAATAAAAGAGAAGTGATTAACCACGGAGTCCAATTAACGAATAAAGGCTATGCATATTTTGATGGGAAAAGCTACTTAGAAATTACAAAGTTCCTGAACTTAACCAAAGAGAGCGAAGTCACGATAGCAATCAGATTCCTGGAAACTAAAAAAAGTGGTCGTCTACGCGCCATCCTGAGCAACAGCATTTCTAAACAACAACCCAGTCTCCTTATTTTGAATAGCGCCAAGAACGTGCACACGATGATTAAAAAAGAAGACAGTGGAGTTTCTACACTTCATACGGTGATGCGC GATGGGAATTGGAATACTGTCAAACTAATGCACGATGAGAATTCCTTGGAATTGGCGGTCAACGATATCCTAGCAGAGACGTGGGCAATAG GGCCTATCCAGGACAACAATGAAAATCTATACGTCGGAAAAAGTCGAGGGTTCGAAAACTTCGTCGGTTACATTgatgag ATCGCCGTATTCACCTGCCGCCCGAAGTTTATACAAACTTAA